DNA sequence from the Acidobacteriota bacterium genome:
CGCGTGGGCTAGGGTTCGGACCATGGCGGGCCTCTACTACGAGCAGTTCGAAGTCGGCCAACTCTTCGATCACCCGCTGCGGCGCACGGTGACCGAGGCGGACAACGTCTTCTTCACCGCGATGACCCACAACCCGGCCGCGCTTCACCTTGACGCGGAAGCGATGAAGAACAGTGAGTTCGGCGAGCGGATCGTCAACAGTTGCTTCACCCTGAGTCTCATGGTCGGCATCTCGGTCGGCGACACGACGCTCGGCACGACGATCGCGAACCTCGGCTGGAACGACGTCGTGTTCCCCAGGCCCGTGTTTCACGGCGATACGCTGCGGATCGAGACCGAGGTGAAGGACAAGCGGGAGAGCCGCTCGCGGCCCAACGCCGGCATCGTGACCTTCGAGCACCGTGCGTACAACCAGCGCGATGAACTGGTGGCCCGGTGCACGCGGCTGGGGTTGATGCTGAAGGTGCCGGAGGGGGAGGAGTCGTGAAGTTCGTCGAGCTCGCCACGTTCGACTCCCGGCTCGAGGCCGAGACGATCGGCCACGCCCTGGACCAGTACGAGATTCCGTTCCTGGTGCAAAGTGCCGGGGTCGGCATGTTCGGCATGGGAATGATGGGGAAGTCGCCGGTGCCGGTGAAGCTCTGCGTGCCCGACAACCGGCTGGACGAGGTGAAGGAGCTGCTGAGCTGCGTCGCCGGTCCGTTGGAAGAAGGCGAGGAGCCGCCGGCCGACGGCTGAGGCTCAGTCGGCGAGCACTTCCAGGGCCTCGGGCAGCAGCCGGCGCGTCGTGCTGAACGCACGGTCGCCGTGGATCGTCTCGTTGCCGTCCCAGTCACCGAAGTAGCCGCCGGCTTCGCGCAGGATGACGGGAAAGGGCCCGCAGTCCCAGGCGCTCATCTTCGGGTCGACCATCAGTTCCAGCCGTCCGGTAGCGACCAGGGCGTGGCCGTAGGCGTCGGACCAGCCGACGCGGTAGGCGGTGCCCTCCATCATCCGCTGCCAGGCCTGTCGGTGGCGGGGGTCGACGAAGAGTCCCGGGTCACCAAAGGAGACGTAGCCCTCGGTCAGGCTTGACGTTTCGCGGACCTGGACCGGCTCGCCGTTCAGCGTGCAGCCGTGACCGGCGGCGGCAGCCACCGTCTCGCCGATGCCCGGGAAGTGGGCGACGCCCATCTCGACCCGTCCGTTGACTTCCAGGCCGATCAGGATCCCGTAGAGCGGCACGCCGCGGACGAAGGAGCGGGTGCCGTCGATCGGATCGACGTACCAGCGGCGTTCGGACGCGGCGGGGTCATCGTCGCCCGCACCGAACTCCTCGCCGACCACGATGTCGCCGGGAAAAGCCTCGACGATGCGGGAGCGAATCAACTCCTCCGCGCCGCGGTCCGCTTCGGTGACCGGCGTCATGTCACTCTTGAGCTCCGGATCGACGCCTAGCCGGAAGAACTCGAGCGTCAACTGGCCGGCGATCCAGGCGGTCTCGACCGCGAACTCGAGTTCGGCTTCGTAGCTGGCCGCCAAGGTGAACTCCTCAGAAGGTCTCGATCGTCCGCTCGTCAGTGTTCGCCGGCAGCGCGATGTGCATCCCGTCGGCGGCGACGACCGCATCGTTCGGGGCGTCCTCGGCACGGCCGCGCATGAACACGCCCTCCGCCTGTGGCGCCGGCAGGGGCGGCACGAGGTGGCTCAGGACCAGGAGTCCGACCTTCGCGTCAGCGGCGAGGGCGTGCACGTCGGCGGGGAAGGTGTGGTAGTCGAGCGTGTCACGGAGCAACTTCGCCGTCTGTTCGTTGCCGGCGCTTTCGAGTGCCTGCGCCGCCCCGCCGATCAGGGCGCCGGACAGGACCTCGTGGACCAGGACGTCGACGCCCTGGCTCATGGCCTCCACGTTCGCCGAACGGATCGTGTCGCCGCTGACCACGACCGAGCGACCACCGTAGTCGATCCGGTAGCCGACCGCGGGCGCGATCGGTTCATGCTCGACCAGGAACGCCGTGATCCTGAGGCCGTTCTCGTCGTAGAAGACGCGGGAGGGGGCGTCCTCGGCGAGTTCGATCGTGTGCGCGTTCGCCTTGCCGCCGTCCGGCGGAAGCAGGTCGGCACCGTGGTGGGCGACGCGGTAGGAGACGTCCAGCTCGTAGGCGGCCTGGAAGCCGGCGACGACCCGGTCGACGCCCACCGGGCCATAGACGTCGAGCGGCACTGCCCTGCCGGAGGTCCAGCTAGCGAAGACGACCTCGCCGAGTTCGCCGATGTGGTCCGAGTGGAAGTGGGTGAGCAGGACGCCGGCCAGACGGCCCGTCGGCAGTCCCCAGAGGCGCAGGTTCTCCGTCGACCCGGGGCCGACGTCGATCAGGAACATCCGGCCCCCGGCGATCACCGCCGTGCAGGGTCCGGCACGCTCGGCGCTGGGCAACGGTGAGCCGCTGCCGCAGATGACGACGTGGAGGGCGCCGTCGTCCAGGAGGGACGACCGGTTGGGAGGCAGGTTGCCGAACTGTGCTGCCGCGACGGAACTCAGGAGCAAGAGCGCAGCCGTCAGGGTAGACATGATGGCCGGGGTGCGGGGTCTCATGGGCAGGCTCTTCTGGCAGGTCCGGCTCGGGAAGGTGGCGTCGGAAGATAGCAGCCGGCCGCGACTAAGATCGCCCCGATGGCGGAGCAGGCGCTGATCAACGACCCGACCGCGCTGCTCGTTTTCTTCGCCGGCTTCGTGGCCCTGATCTTCGTGCTGGCGCAGACGCGGCCCTTCGACCGGCTCTTCAGGTATCTGCCGCCGATCGTCTGGATCTACCTGCTGCCGGTGGTGCTCACCACCGCCGGCATCACGCCGGCCGAGTCGCCCTTCTACGACTGGTGCACGGACTACCTGATGCCGTGCTCGCTGTTCCTCCTGGTGCTGGCGACCGACGTGCCGGCGATCAGGCGCCTGGGGCCGCTGGCGGCGGCGATGCTGCTGTCGGGGTCCGTCGGCATCGTGATCGGCGGACCGATCGCGCTGGCCATCTTCCAGCCGTTCCTGGACGACCCGCAGATCTGGAAGGGCCTGGGTGCGCTTTCCGGCTCCTGGATCGGCGGTCTGTCGAACATGATCGCGATCAAGGAGGGCGTCGGCGCTCCCGACGACGTCTTCTCCCCGATGATCATCGTCGACTCGGTCGTCGGCTACGGCTGGATGTCGATCATCATCCTGCTCAGCGGCTACCAGAACCGGATCGACCGCTGGAACCGGGCGCGCCGCGAAGAACTCGACGCGCTGAACCAGCGGTTGCAGCAGGTCCAGGCCGAGAACGCGCGGCCGATCACGTTGCCCGCCTTCGCCTCCATGCTCGGCGTCGGCCTGGTGGCTAGCTGGCTCTGCATGCGCGGCGGAGAGCTGCTGCCCCAGGTCGGCTCGGTGCTGTCCCACTTCACCTGGGGCATCCTGCTGGTCGTCGCGGTCGGCCTCGCGCTGTCCTTCACGCCGGTTCGTCGTCTCGAACATCGGGGAGCGACACCCGTTGCCTACGGCGGCCTCTACCTGATGGTCGCGACGATGGGCGCGGGCGGCGATCTCGCTGCCATTGCCGAGGCGCCTCTGGTGCTGGCCGTCGGCGTCGTCTGGATCGGCATCCACGTCGCCTGCCTGTTCCTCGCGATGCGCCTCCTGCGCGCGCCGATCTTCCTGTTCGCGACCGGCAGCATGGGCAACGTTGGCGGCGTCATCTCGACCCCGGTCGTCGCCGGCGTGTTCCAGCCGGCCCTCGCCGCGGTCGGGGTGCTGATGGGTGTCCTCGGCAACCTGGTCGGCACGCCGCTGGGGCTACTGTGTGCCCAGCTCATGGCCTGGGTCGCGCGGGCGTACCACGGCGCGGCTTCGCTGTAGGAGCGTCTGCTCGTCGAGACCCTCCGTCGCTCTGGTCCAGAGCTAGGCGGGTTCCGGCTCGGGCTCGCGGTCGTTGTCTCCGGCGGTGAGCGCTCTGAACAGGTCGATCTCGGTCTTGCAGGTCTTGACCACCCAGGCGATGACCGCGGCGTCGTCGATGAAGCCGGCGACCGGGATGAAGTCGGGAATGACGTCGATGGGGATGACGAAGTAGAGGACGGCGCCGGCGATCAGGATGAGTGTCTCCTTCCGGAGACGGTAGTTGCCGCGCGCGACCGCCCGGAGCAGGTCGAACATCGTCTTCAGGTCTTCGATCAC
Encoded proteins:
- a CDS encoding MaoC family dehydratase yields the protein MAGLYYEQFEVGQLFDHPLRRTVTEADNVFFTAMTHNPAALHLDAEAMKNSEFGERIVNSCFTLSLMVGISVGDTTLGTTIANLGWNDVVFPRPVFHGDTLRIETEVKDKRESRSRPNAGIVTFEHRAYNQRDELVARCTRLGLMLKVPEGEES
- a CDS encoding histidinol phosphate phosphatase, giving the protein MAASYEAELEFAVETAWIAGQLTLEFFRLGVDPELKSDMTPVTEADRGAEELIRSRIVEAFPGDIVVGEEFGAGDDDPAASERRWYVDPIDGTRSFVRGVPLYGILIGLEVNGRVEMGVAHFPGIGETVAAAAGHGCTLNGEPVQVRETSSLTEGYVSFGDPGLFVDPRHRQAWQRMMEGTAYRVGWSDAYGHALVATGRLELMVDPKMSAWDCGPFPVILREAGGYFGDWDGNETIHGDRAFSTTRRLLPEALEVLAD
- a CDS encoding DUF819 family protein, whose translation is MAEQALINDPTALLVFFAGFVALIFVLAQTRPFDRLFRYLPPIVWIYLLPVVLTTAGITPAESPFYDWCTDYLMPCSLFLLVLATDVPAIRRLGPLAAAMLLSGSVGIVIGGPIALAIFQPFLDDPQIWKGLGALSGSWIGGLSNMIAIKEGVGAPDDVFSPMIIVDSVVGYGWMSIIILLSGYQNRIDRWNRARREELDALNQRLQQVQAENARPITLPAFASMLGVGLVASWLCMRGGELLPQVGSVLSHFTWGILLVVAVGLALSFTPVRRLEHRGATPVAYGGLYLMVATMGAGGDLAAIAEAPLVLAVGVVWIGIHVACLFLAMRLLRAPIFLFATGSMGNVGGVISTPVVAGVFQPALAAVGVLMGVLGNLVGTPLGLLCAQLMAWVARAYHGAASL
- a CDS encoding YkvA family protein; this encodes MASDRELTGGNVEGASEQPPAPPETGEMELPLHARNRAAEIVRSPDKLREMIAEAREKADSASGATSPLSGVIEDLKTMFDLLRAVARGNYRLRKETLILIAGAVLYFVIPIDVIPDFIPVAGFIDDAAVIAWVVKTCKTEIDLFRALTAGDNDREPEPEPA
- a CDS encoding MBL fold metallo-hydrolase — encoded protein: MRPRTPAIMSTLTAALLLLSSVAAAQFGNLPPNRSSLLDDGALHVVICGSGSPLPSAERAGPCTAVIAGGRMFLIDVGPGSTENLRLWGLPTGRLAGVLLTHFHSDHIGELGEVVFASWTSGRAVPLDVYGPVGVDRVVAGFQAAYELDVSYRVAHHGADLLPPDGGKANAHTIELAEDAPSRVFYDENGLRITAFLVEHEPIAPAVGYRIDYGGRSVVVSGDTIRSANVEAMSQGVDVLVHEVLSGALIGGAAQALESAGNEQTAKLLRDTLDYHTFPADVHALAADAKVGLLVLSHLVPPLPAPQAEGVFMRGRAEDAPNDAVVAADGMHIALPANTDERTIETF